In Streptomyces pluripotens, the genomic window TCTCCACCCCGATGCCCCCGCGCTCACCTTCGACACCCCCGTCGACGGCCTGCCGGCCTGGCAGCCGCTGTCCGTGCGGCGGCTCGACCACGCCGTCCGTATCCGTGCCTCTGCCCTGCACGAGCTCGGGATCCGCCGCCGCGACCCCGTCGCGGTTCAGGCGTCAAACGCCTCGGACAACATCCTCGGCTTCCTCGCGCTGACCCGGCTCGGCGCCATTCCCGCCCTGGTCAACCCCTTGCTGGACGGCCCGCTCACGGCCCGCTACCTCGCCGAGCGCCTGGGACCCGGCGTCCGGCTGCTGGCGGACGCCGAACACCTCAACGCCCTCACCGGTCACCGGCACACCCCACTTGCCGACATCCGCTCGCTCGTCGCCGGCGACCCCGACACGGCGCCCACGCCCTACCGCCACTGGGGTGGTGATCCGATCGCCATCACCCACTCCTCGGGCACCACCGGGCTGCCCAAGGCCGTGGTCCATTCCCACGACAGCCTCTACGCCGCCATCCGCCACCGGCTCAGACTGCCCCGCCCCCAGGGTTCGCACCGGATGCTCAGCGCGCTGCCCTCCCCGCACGCCGCCACCCTGATCGCGGTCAACCTCGCCCTCAGCTTCGGCTCGGAACTCCTCCCGCTCTCCCGGCAGACCGGCCCCGACGTGTTGGACTCCATCGAGCGCTGGCGCCCCGCCAGTGTCTACGGTTTCGCGACCACCTGGACCGACCTCGCACGCCACGACCTCAGCGCCCGTGACCTGGACTCCGTCGCCCTGTGGTGGAACACCGGAGACTGCGCCCACGAAACCCACATCCGGCGCCTGGTGAACGCCGGTACCCGGGAGCAGGCCACACGCGACGGCCGCGTCCGGATCCCCGGATCGGTCTTCGTCGACGGGCTGGGCTCCACCGAGATGGGCCACTCCCACTTCTTCATCAGCCACTCCGCGGACTCCTCCCGCTACGGCCGCTGCGTGGGCCGCCCGCACGCCTTCGTCGACTGTGCCGTCCTCGGGCCCGACGGCGACGAACTGCCCCCCGGCGAGGTGGGCGAACTCGGCACCCGGTCCCCGACGCTCGCCCTGGGCTACTGGAACGACTCCGAGACGACGTACCGCACC contains:
- a CDS encoding class I adenylate-forming enzyme family protein — translated: MTSPFRGLRAALAADPAVGAGNVLTTRVERDLHPDAPALTFDTPVDGLPAWQPLSVRRLDHAVRIRASALHELGIRRRDPVAVQASNASDNILGFLALTRLGAIPALVNPLLDGPLTARYLAERLGPGVRLLADAEHLNALTGHRHTPLADIRSLVAGDPDTAPTPYRHWGGDPIAITHSSGTTGLPKAVVHSHDSLYAAIRHRLRLPRPQGSHRMLSALPSPHAATLIAVNLALSFGSELLPLSRQTGPDVLDSIERWRPASVYGFATTWTDLARHDLSARDLDSVALWWNTGDCAHETHIRRLVNAGTREQATRDGRVRIPGSVFVDGLGSTEMGHSHFFISHSADSSRYGRCVGRPHAFVDCAVLGPDGDELPPGEVGELGTRSPTLALGYWNDSETTYRTRVRGYFLTGDLMYRDEEGYYYHVDRAVDSVDLPGGQRLHTALCEEHVLAACPEVLDCTVVAVRSGDRTTTDVLLQLAPGAAPSDDRAPAIRDALGPDVAATLRDILVVADEELPLGPTGKVRKMLLRERHLARTAAA